In one window of Macadamia integrifolia cultivar HAES 741 chromosome 2, SCU_Mint_v3, whole genome shotgun sequence DNA:
- the LOC122071868 gene encoding uncharacterized protein LOC122071868 has product MSAMSAGDSLPLSGGDGDGDAERELRAKRQRFDRCFSFMEINIESGKSLKELDTEKLKTEIKKWAKAVVRYARQVSGHLAGSRG; this is encoded by the coding sequence ATGTCAGCCATGTCTGCCGGAGATTCTCTGCCTCTTAGCGGCGgggatggagatggagatgccGAGAGAGAGCTCCGTGCGAAGCGCCAACGCTTCGATAGATGCTTCTCCTTCATGGAGATTAACATCGAATCAGGGAAATCTCTAAAGGAGTTGGATACtgaaaaattgaaaacagaGATTAAGAAATGGGCTAAAGCTGTAGTCCGTTATGCTCGTCAAGTTAGTGGTCATCTTGCAGGCTCTCGTGGCTGa
- the LOC122072206 gene encoding histone acetyltransferase type B catalytic subunit: protein MVNSPKTSFILYINPFSFIFSYFPPVFSRSQKTLICGKMGLKQAAADASSDAKKRRRVGFSEIDVGIEANDCIKVFIVSSKEEVNGASGFCIDPVDLNRFFGEDGKIYGYKDLKITISLSSISFHAYADIKFQSSSEGGKGITDLKSSLQNIFGESLVENKEDFLRTFSTESCYISTSISNGKVIQCKASQGCSDKSNNHLESEANTVELQVIQLAINSLPVGQLYSRLVPLVLLLVDGSSPIDITDPRWEIYLVVQKTLDNQEDADLRLLGFAAVYRFYRYPDSSRLRISQILVLPPYQGQGHGRYLLEVLHELAILENVYDVTVEEPSDYLQHVRTCMDMLHLLDFDPVQGAVNSAVSHLKQGNLSKKTSKFQLEPPASVVENVRKNLKINRKQFLQCWEVLIYLGLDPVDRYMENYVTFISERTKADILGKDSGTDGKHLIDVPNDYDIDMAFVMFRTQAGGGNSVEIDKSQADQTNQEEALRQLVDDRVKEIMSIALKVSSLRGCGVLK, encoded by the exons ATGGTGAATAGCCCTAAAACCTCATTTATACTGTATATAAATCCCTTCTCTTTCATATTCTCTTATTTCCCCCCCGTCTTTTCCCGCTCTCAGAAAACCCTAATCTGCGGGAAGATGGGACTGAAGCAAGCGGCAGCTGATGCATCCTCTGATGCCAAGAAGCGGAGGCGTGTCGGATTTTCTGAAATTG ATGTTGGAATTGAAGCGAATGATTGTATTAAAGTTTTTATCG TTAGTAGCAAAGAGGAGGTAAATGGTGCGTCAGGCTTTTGTATTGATCCAGTTGACTTGAATCGGttttttggtgaagatgggAAAATATATGGTTACAAGGATTTAAAG ATTACCATCTCGTTGAGCAGCATTTCTTTTCATGCATATGCTGATATTAAATTTCAGAGTTCATCAGAG GGAGGGAAAGGGATCACAGATCTGAAGTCTTCTCTTCAG AACATTTTTGGTGAATCTTTGGTTGAGAATAAGGAGGATTTTCTTCGAACTTTCTCTACAGAGAGTTGTTACATCAG TACTTCTATCTCAAATGGGAAGGTCATACAGTGCAAAGCTTCCCAGGGATGCAGTGACAAATCTAATAATCATTTGGAATCAGAGGCAAATACTGTGGAG CTTCAGGTCATTCAATTGGCAATAAACAGCTTACCTGTTGGACAGCTGTACAGTCGGTTGGTGCCTCTCGTACTTCTCCTTGTTGATG GTAGCAGTCCCATTGACATCACGGATCCAAGATGGGAGATTTATCTTGTAGTTCAGAAGACACTAGACAACCAGGAGGATGCTGACCTCAGATTGCTTGGATTTGCAGCCGTCTATCGGTTTTATCGCTACCCTGATAGTTCACGCTTACGTATCAGCCAG ATACTTGTGTTGCCTCCTTATCAAGGCCAAGGTCATGGTCGGTACCTTTTGGAGGTTCTGCATGAATTAGCCATATTGGAAAATGTTTATGATGTGACAGTTGAAGAGCCATCTGATTACCTTCAACATGTGCGGACCTGCATGGATATGCTCCACCTGCTTGATTTTGACCCAGTGCAGGGAGCAGTTAATTCTGCTGTTTCTCATCTTAAACAAGGGAATCTGTCAAAGAAAACCTCCAAGTTTCAATTGGAACCACCTGCTAGTGTAGTTGAGAATGTCAGGAAAAACTTGAAGATTAACAGGAAACAGTTTCTCCAATGCTGGGAGGTTCTTATCTATCTTGGCCTTGATCCTGTTGACCGGTACATGGAGAACTATGTGACATTTATTTCTGAACGTACGAAGGCTGACATCTTAGGAAAAGATTCTGGGACTGATGGGAAGCATTTGATTGATGTCCCAAATGATTACGACATTGACATGGCATTTGTCATGTTCCGGACACAGGCTGGTGGAGGAAATAGTGTTGAGATTGACAAAAGCCAAGCTGATCAAACTAATCAAGAGGAGGCACTGCGGCAATTAGTTGATGATCGGGTGAAAGAAATTATGTCCATTGCACTGAAGGTATCTTCACTTCGGGGGTGTGGAGTCTTAAAGTAG
- the LOC122071867 gene encoding ESCRT-related protein CHMP1B has protein sequence MGNTEKLMNQIMELKFTSKSLQRQSRKCEKEEKAEKLKVKKAIEKGNVDGARIYAENAIRKRSEQMNYLRLASRLDAVVARLDTQAKMTTISKSMGSIVKSLDSSLNSGNLQKMSETMDQFEKQFVNMEVQAEFMESSMAGSTSLSTPEGEVNSLMQQVADDYGLEVSVGLPQPAGHAIPTKSAEKADKNDLSRRLEELKARG, from the coding sequence ATGGGAAATACCGAAAAGCTGATGAATCAGATCATGGAACTCAAATTCACTTCGAAGAGTCTGCAACGCCAATCCCGCAAATgcgagaaagaggagaaggccGAGAAGCTCAAGGTCAAGAAAGCAATCGAGAAGGGTAACGTGGATGGTGCTCGGATCTATGCCGAGAACGCGATTCGCAAGCGCAGCGAACAGATGAATTACCTCCGTTTAGCCTCTCGTCTCGATGCTGTTGTCGCTCGCCTTGACACCCAGGCCAAAATGACCACCATCAGCAAGTCCATGGGTTCCATCGTCAAATCCCTTGACTCCTCTCTTAACTCCGGGAATCTGCAGAAGATGTCGGAAACCATGGACCAGTTCGAGAAGCAGTTCGTCAACATGGAGGTTCAGGCCGAATTCATGGAGAGTTCCATGGCTGGAAGCACATCGCTTTCTACGCCCGAAGGCGAGGTCAACAGCCTGATGCAACAGGTCGCTGATGATTATGGTTTGGAGGTCTCCGTTGGTCTGCCTCAGCCTGCTGGTCATGCTATTCCCACCAAGTCTGCGGAGAAGGCGGATAAGAATGACCTGTCCAGACGCCTCGAGGAGCTCAAGGCTAGAGGTTAG